The Papilio machaon chromosome 28, ilPapMach1.1, whole genome shotgun sequence genome includes a window with the following:
- the LOC106709850 gene encoding uncharacterized protein LOC106709850, with amino-acid sequence MDIMKEQDWHGINNLSSLQLMYTDFDGWICRLKQYIRFRNELSTSRCSELKRSEDNVPTNVIVDLTLNNIIANGISLKEILKYSTDNASKMSYVKDKKEDLLEFDFVIYSLVNNYIKCKL; translated from the exons ATGGATATAATGAaag aacaGGACTGGCATGGCATAAATAATCTTAGCAGCCTTCAATTGATGTACACAGATTTCGATGGTTGGATATGtagattaaaacaatatattcgATTcag gAACGAACTTTCTACCTCTAGATGTTCTGAACTAAAGAGAAGCGAAGATAATGTACCTACAAATGTAATAGTTGACTTaaccttaaataatattattgctaatggtatttcattaaaagaaatattaaaatatagcaCAGATAATGCAAGTAAAATGTCATacgtaaaagataaaaaagaagatTTGTTAGaatttgattttgttatttatagtcttgtaaataattatatcaaatgtaAACTATGA
- the LOC106709800 gene encoding serine hydrolase-like protein, with the protein MKKILKEWFLNAPWGKVALISWGNPKGEPVLLIHGRQDSAATFIPLLELLPDKYYYVGVDMPGNGLSDPLPKGVMLTRIFPVSVVQLVVEHLKWDKFTYIGHSMGTEIGLFYNSVFPGRVKRCIYLDGGPALCRILITDFSIYFKTHYIYYYDNYESINNDDRIFSKESALKAVMKARKMTKQQAELILSRNLKKIGEDKYKLSWDKREKILAPPFGSIDYYYGLFSQNCPPTLFISANQSDGGYTEAKDLVNQLISDLSKNMTYFKVVTVDGGHDVHFTNPERLSQHILEFLDETERVKAKL; encoded by the exons atgaagaaaatattaaaagaatggTTTTTAAACGCTCCATGGGGAAAAGTAGctt tAATATCATGGGGTAATCCAAAAGGTGAGCCAGTGTTATTGATACATGGGAGACAGGACAGTGCGGCAACATTTATCCCTCTTCTAGAATTACTTcctgataaatattattatgtcgGAGTGGATATGCCCGGGAATGGTCTATCAGATCCATTACCTaaag gTGTGATGCTGACAAGAATATTTCCTGTATCTGTGGTACAATTAGTTGTGGAACATTTGAAATgggataaatttacatatatcgGACATTCTATGGGAACTGAAATAG GTTTGTTTTACAACTCTGTCTTTCCCGGTAGAGTTAaaagatgtatttatttagacGGAGGTCCGGCTTTATGtagaatattaataactgatttttctatatatttcaaaacgcattatatatactattatgataattatgaaag TATAAATAATGATGATCGTATATTCAGCAAAGAATCAGCGCTGAAAGCTGTCATGAAAGCGAgaaaaatgacaaaacaaCAGGCGGAGTTGATTCTGTCgagaaatttaaagaaaataggtGAAGATAAATACaa gctTTCTTGGGACAAAAGAGAGAAGATTTTGGCACCTCCTTTCGGTTCTATAGATTACTATTATGGTCTTTTCTCGCAAAATTGTCCTCCGACCCTTTTTATTTCTGCAAACCAGTCTGATGGAGGATACACTGAAGCTAAAGATTTAGTGAATCAATTAATATCAGATCTTAGCAAGAATATGACTTATTTCAAAGTTGTGACAGTAGATGGCGGTCATGACGTACATTTTACAAATCCTGAGAGGTTATCACaacatattttagaatttttggATGAAACGGAAAGAGTTAAAGCAAAACTTtga